The sequence TTTAAAATGGAAGAAGATCATTACACCAACCACCTGAAAGCCCATTTTAAAGAAACGCAAAAAACCCTAAAAGCCTTGGATTACCCTTTTGATTTTAAGGCTATCCAAGCGGGCGTGAAAAAAAGGGCTTATGAAAAACCGGTTGAAAAAAAAGAAAAACCCCCTAAAAGCGTGAATGTCAATTGCGAAGGTTTGAGCGATTTCACTAAAAAGCAGTTTCTCAAACTCAAACGCGCTTGTAACGATAATACGCCGCGCACGCCCCCTCAGAGCTGACCATGCAACTGCCGATCGGGTTTTGTGGGGTGCAAGTTTTGGCAAATAGTGAGCAGTCTAGGGGTTTAGCGGTGCCTTTTAAGATCTCGGCGCACTTGCATGCCTTGTTTTCTTTAGAGGTTTTGTGGCTTAAGTGTTCTTTAAAGACTTTTTCAGCGTCATAAGAGGCGAATGTTTCTTTGAGTTTGAGGGCGGAATGTTTGATATTCCCTAGGCCCCTCCATTCAAAATTTTCCCTAACTTCCATGCAAGCATTGACTAATTCTTGCGCTTTCACATTCCCCTCAAAACTCACCGCTCTTTTATATTGGATTTCTAGCTTGGCTTCTTTCTTTAAGGCTTGTTTAAGAAGCATCAGCACGCTTTCTAATATATCCACCGGCTCAAAACCGCTCACGATAATAGGGATTTTAAAGCGATCCACTAAAGGAGCGTAGATTTGAGCGCCGCTGATCACGCTCACATGGCTAGGGGCTAAAAGGGCGTTAATCTGGCATGCTGGATCTTTTAGAATCGCGCTCACGCTGGGAGGCACTAAAATGTGGTTGATGTGGAAAAAAAGATTGTTATTTTTTTCTTTTTTGGCGTTCAATAAAACGCTAGCGCTCATCGGCGTGGTGGTTTCAAAACCGATCGCAATGTAAATAACTTTTTTATGCGGGTTTTCTTTAGCGATCTCTAAAGCTTGCATGGGCGAATACAAAAAGCGCGCATCTAACCCCTTTTCTCTGGCTTGTATCAAACTCCCATAGCTCCCGGGGACTCTCATCATATCCCCTAAACTCAAAACAATGCTATCTTTGATCATAGCGAGTTCATAAGCTTCATCAAGGCGCGCTCTTGGCATCACGCATACCGGACACCCTGGCCCATGCACAAACTCTAAATTGTTAGGCATCAAATCTAAAAGCCCGTATTTCATGATAGAATGCGTATGCCCTCCGCACACTTCCATGATGACTAATTTTTTTTCAAGTTTAAAAGCGAGTTTTTTGATTGCATTAGAGAGTGCTAAAAGGGTTTGCTTGTCTCTAAAGGGCGAAATAAGGTGATCAACGCTCATTGTTTTTATGCATGCGTTTATTCATGCGTTTCGTTCATTTTGGCGATCATTTCTTGATAAAGCTCAATGGACTCTAGGGCTTCTTTTTCATCAATCTTACTCATCACATAGCCGATGTGGAGTAATACATAATCGCCCACTTTAACGGACTCGCCCATTAAATCCAAGCTCGCCTCTCTTTGAACGCCCAAAGTTTCCAAAAGCGCCACATTATCGTTAATGGCTATGACTTTAGAGGGGATCGCTAAACACATTAAAACGAATGCGTGGACTGGTAATTTTCACGCTTTTTTTCTAAAAGGAAGTTTTTAAAATCTTCCAAACTTTTAGGGTCTTTGGAGCTCATTAAAAAAATAGGCACTTCAGGCTTTAATTTTTGCATGTCTTCTTTGACTTGAGAAACCCTGAAATTAAACACTTCAATCATATCCGCTTTACTGATAATCACCGCATCCGCGCACATAAACATCGTAGGGTATTTTAGCACCTTATCATCGCCCTCTGGGACAGAGAGTAAAACGATATTCATCGCCGCTCCTAGATTATAGCTTGAAGGGCAAACCAAATTCCCCACGTTTTCAATGATTAAAAAATCGCTTTTTTCTAACGCTCCCTCATCTTTTAATAAATCAAACGCCCCCTCAATCATGCTCGCTTCCAAATGGCACGCTTCGCCGGTGGTGATCTGATGCGCGCTCACGCCTTTTTTACGCAATCTGTCCGCATCTCTATTGGTTTGCAAATCGCCCTCCACCACGCAAAACTTAAAGTCTTTAAAATCCGCTAGATTTTCTAGCATCGTGGTTTTACCGCTGCCTGGAGAGCTCATGAAATTCAACACATACAGCCCTTCTTTGAGGTAGCGCTCTTTCATTTCAGCGGCTTTAATGTCGTTCTTGCTCAAAATCTTTTCCACGATTTTGACATCTTTTTTACTCAAGTTAGGGTTATTTTGTAACGATTCTTTTCGTTGTTCGCTCATGCTTGTTCCTTTCTTTTAAAATTTTCGTATTGTAGCGTGCTTAATTAAACGGCTGTGATCCAACAACTTTTTTATCTTCTTGGCTCATTTTTTAGATCAGAAACATGCTTTACCCTAACCCCTTATCGTCGCTGTCGTTTTTATCTTTTAACACTAATTTAATGATCCTCCATATGATGATTAATAAAATGATGGTTAAAAGCAAATACCAAGTATTCATAAAAACAACTTTCATCATTTCATTTTCCTTATTTTTTACTTAAAGATAGCCTTATAACGCTATTTTCTAAAGCGTCCAAACGATGCGAAACTTGGGCTTCTAGGCTGATTAACGCTCCCTTAAGCATTTCTATTTTTTCATCTCCCACTTCAAAAACGATTTTTCCCTCTAAAACCTGTACGCTGATAGCTCCCGGGGCCTTGTGTTTGTCCATGACAGCTCCTTTGGGCATGCAAATGCGTATTTCCTTATTAGAAGAATTTTCACTCAGCGTTTCAATGTGGAGCTTCTCAAAATGAACGCCCTCTAAAAAATGAACCACTTTCATCAAAAACTCCTAGTGTGATATTTTCTTAATTTAGAACTTAATTTAAGAAAGCTAATTTTTTACCCAAAAATTTCTTATAGATTTCTTAAACAATTCTTTATTCTGTTTTTTCCAAAACCTTTTTGGCTTGTAAAGCGATTTCTAACTCTTCATCAGTAGGGATTCGTAAAACCTTAACTTTAGAATCAGGCTAGCTCAAATCCACTAATCCGCTACCCGGATTGTCGTTGGTGGGCTTGTTTAAAGCGATCCCTAAATCTTCTAAGCCTTCGCACACGCTCTCTCTTAAAGCCGAGTAGTTTTCCCCTAATCCCCCTGTAAAGATGATCGCATCCACTTTTTTTAAAATTGCCATGTAAGCCCCAATATGCTTTTTAATGCGATAAGCGCACATTTCAAAAGCGAGTTTGGCTTTTTTATCGCCTTTTTCTTTTCTGGCTTCTATGTTTCTCATTATCCCCACAAATGCCTTTGAGCCCGCTTTCATAATTTAAAATTTTCATCACTTCTTCTAAGCTCTTGTTCGCGCATTGCACAGTATATTCTACCACAGTGGGGTCAATATCCCCACACCTTGTGCCCATGATCAAGCCTTCTAAAGGGGTTAGCCCCATAGAAGTGTCCACGCTTTTACCCTTTTGAATGGCTGCTGCACTTGAGCCGTTCCCTAAATGCAAGCTGATAGCGTTAAATTCCTCATAAGCGGTATTCAAAAACTTCGCCGCTTCTTTAGCCACATAATGGTGTGAAGTCCCATGGAAACCATAACGGCGGATTTGATACTTTTCATACAATTCATAAGGTAAAGCATACATGTAAGCGTAACTGGGCATAGTGGCATGGAATTTATCCCCCCCTTGAACCACACGATGCCCTATAGCGTCAATTTGATTGAAATCTTTGATGATCCCCATTTTCGTCAAATTCTCACGAATCATTAAAAGCCCGCTCGCATGATCTTTAATCACAAGCTTTTCTTTAAGCTCTTGATCGTTATGGTGCAAATGCGATTTGATTTTCAACTGCCCTATTTCTTCGCCGATTTTTTCGGCCAAACCGCTCGCTAAGGGCTTGTTTTCTTTCATGTCAAACAATTTAAACTTGATAGACGAACTGCCCAGATTCAACACTAAAATTTCCATAATCTCTCCCAGTCAATTAATCTTGCGCTTGAAGGGCGCTAATCAAAACGGTGTTGATAATATCTTCCACTAAAGCGCCCCTACTCAAATCGTTAATGGGCTTGTTCAAACCTTGTAAGATAGGCCCTATCGCCACGGCTTTAGCGCTCCGTTGCACCGCTTTATAAGCGATATTCCCGGCGTTTAAATCCGGGAAAATAAAAACGCTAGCTTGCCCGGCCACTTGGCTGTTAGGCATTTTTTCTTCGCTACGCTTTTATCAATGGAAGCGTCAAATTGTAAAGGGCCATCAATTTCTAATTGGGGATCGATACTATGAGCGATTTTTAAAGCTTCATTGATTTTGTCTATCATTTCGCCTTGAGCGGAATTGCCTGTCGCATAAGAAAGCATCGCCACTTTAGGCGCGATATTGAATTGCTTAGCGCTTTGCGCGGAAGTGATAGCGATCTCAGCTAATTCTTTAGGGCTAGGGTTAGGGAT is a genomic window of Helicobacter pylori oki112 containing:
- the hypD gene encoding hydrogenase formation protein HypD encodes the protein MSVDHLISPFRDKQTLLALSNAIKKLAFKLEKKLVIMEVCGGHTHSIMKYGLLDLMPNNLEFVHGPGCPVCVMPRARLDEAYELAMIKDSIVLSLGDMMRVPGSYGSLIQAREKGLDARFLYSPMQALEIAKENPHKKVIYIAIGFETTTPMSASVLLNAKKEKNNNLFFHINHILVPPSVSAILKDPACQINALLAPSHVSVISGAQIYAPLVDRFKIPIIVSGFEPVDILESVLMLLKQALKKEAKLEIQYKRAVSFEGNVKAQELVNACMEVRENFEWRGLGNIKHSALKLKETFASYDAEKVFKEHLSHKTSKENKACKCAEILKGTAKPLDCSLFAKTCTPQNPIGSCMVSSEGACAAYYRYKRV
- a CDS encoding HypC/HybG/HupF family hydrogenase formation chaperone, producing MCLAIPSKVIAINDNVALLETLGVQREASLDLMGESVKVGDYVLLHIGYVMSKIDEKEALESIELYQEMIAKMNETHE
- the hypB gene encoding hydrogenase nickel incorporation protein HypB, which produces MSEQRKESLQNNPNLSKKDVKIVEKILSKNDIKAAEMKERYLKEGLYVLNFMSSPGSGKTTMLENLADFKDFKFCVVEGDLQTNRDADRLRKKGVSAHQITTGEACHLEASMIEGAFDLLKDEGALEKSDFLIIENVGNLVCPSSYNLGAAMNIVLLSVPEGDDKVLKYPTMFMCADAVIISKADMIEVFNFRVSQVKEDMQKLKPEVPIFLMSSKDPKSLEDFKNFLLEKKRENYQSTHSF
- a CDS encoding cupin domain-containing protein, with protein sequence MKVVHFLEGVHFEKLHIETLSENSSNKEIRICMPKGAVMDKHKAPGAISVQVLEGKIVFEVGDEKIEMLKGALISLEAQVSHRLDALENSVIRLSLSKK